The Diaminobutyricimonas aerilata nucleotide sequence CGCTTCAGTCAGGGTTCGAGTCCCTGCGGGGGCACCCGACAAGACGTCGCCGCCGGGTTCGGACTCGCGGCGCTCACGTCGTCGGGAAGGTCGTGCCCGTGAGCTGCTCCGAGGCCGTCCAGATCCGGGTCGCGTCGTCGGTCTTGCGGAGCGGCGCGTACAGCGCGGTGGCGGTCGGGGGACCGCCCAGACCGCCCGGCCCGCTCGGGCCGTAGAACACGCCGCCTCCCGCGCTCCGATCGGTCGCCGCCATGAGCGCGGGCAGTCCGGCGCTCTCTGCCGTGCCGACGAGGATGCGGCGCGCCGAGAGGGCGCGGATGATGCGGATGCCGGCGGTGTCGGAACTGCGGCCGAGCTCCGGGCGCGCGGCGAGCAGGTTGGTGGGCGCCACTCCGGGGTGCGAGAGGTTGCTCGAGATCCCCCACCCGTTCGCCCTGCTGCGGCGATCCAGCTCGAGCCCGAACAGTCCCATCGCGATCTTCGACTGGCTGTACGCGCGTTGGCCGTGATAGCCCCGTTCCCAGTTCAGGTCGTCCCAGCGGATGCGCCCGCGTCGGGCCGCGACGCTGATCTGCGAGGTCACGCGAGCCCGTCCGGCCCGCAGCAGCGGAAGGAGCTGGGCGACCAGCGCGAAATGTCCCAGGTGATTCGTTCCGAACTGCAGCTCGAACCCGTCCGCCGTGGCCTGCCTGACCGGGGGCGTCATGACGCCGGCGTTGTTGATGAGCACATGGATGGGTTCGGACTCCGCGCGCAGGCCGTCGGCGAGGGCCGCGACCGACTCGAGCGAGGAGAGGTCGAGCGACCGCAACGAGACCCGCGCCTTCGGCACCGCCCGGCGGATGCGGGCGAGCGCATCCTCGCCCTTACGCGGATTGCGCACCGGCAGGATCAGCTCCGCACCGGCGGCGGCGAGTCGTTCGGCGATCCCGAGACCCATACCGTCGCTCGCCCCGGTGACGAGGGCCCGTTTCCCGTTCAAGTCCGGGATCGTGAGCCCGGGGTGTTCGCGTGGCATCGTTCTGCTCCTTCTGTGGTGGATTCGGTCCACCGTCGCCCAACCGCACGATGCGAGCCACGGCCTCCCGATCCGCCCCTGGCAAGGGGGGATCGTCGAGCCGTGGCTGACGTCGATCAGGCAGGGTAGAAACGGAACGGCACACGGAACGCGACGAGAGGGAGGGCGATGATCGACCGCATCGGCCTGGCGGCGTTCCTCCGGCAGCGCCGTGAAGCACTCCAGCCCGAGGATGTGGGCCTCCCGCGCGGTTCCCGGCGACGGGCGACCGGGCTCCGCCGCGAAGAGGTGGCGGGACTGTGCCACATGTCCACCGACTACTACGCCCGTCTCGAGCGGGCGCGCGGTCCCCAGCCGTCGAACCAGATGCTCGCCTCCATCGCCCAGGGACTGCACCTCTCCCTCGCCGAACGCGACCACCTGTTCCGGCTCGCGGGTCACAATCCGCCGGCTCGGGGCGCGATGACCGAGCACATCAGTCCGGGCATGCTGCGCATCCTGGACCGTCTCGAAGACACTCCCGCCGAGATCGTCACCGAACTCGGCGAGACCCTGCGGCAGACGCCGCTCGGCGTCGCGCTCACGGGCGACACCACCCGATTCACGGGGCCAGCCCGCAGCATCGGTTACCGGTGGTTCACCGATCCGGGCGCACGAGAGCTCTACGCGACGGAGGAGCATCCGTTCCTGTCGCGGATGTATGCATCCGGTCTCCGCGAGATCGCCACACTGCGCGGCCCCGACTCGCGAGCGGCCCACCTGGCGGAGCTGCTGCTCGCCGCGAGCGAAGAGTTCCGCACGCTGTGGAAGCAGCACGAGATCGGGTTGCGTCCGCACACGACCAAGCGCTTCGTGCATCCGGAGGTCGGCCCCCTCGAGCTCACCTGCCAGCGACTGATCGACCCCGATCAGTCGCACTCGCTACTCGTCTACACGGCGATCCCGGGCACCGAGAGTCACGACCGTCTCCAGCTGCTCGCCGTTCTCGGACCCACGGCGTTGCGCTGAGCGGAGGCGGCTCAGTGTCCGTCGCCGGGGCCGTGCGTCGCGTCGGCGCGCATCTCGGGACAACCCTGGTCGATCGCCTCGGGGCGCAACTCGTAGTGCCACGGCTCGTTGCCGTAGATCTGGCAGAGGCCGTAGCGCGCGCCGAACTCCGACAGCCACAGGGTGCCCTCGAACGGTCCGACGTCGACGCCCGCGCCGGTCACGTGCGCGGACGTATCCGGAGTGGCGACCCAGCGCGCGGCCTCCTCCGCGGAGCCGTACTTCACGATGGCGTCGCGCATCAGCTGCTCCTGGTGCTCGCGCGACCGCCAGCCGCTGTTGATGACGATGTCGACCCCGTCGACGGCGGCGGCCGTCGTCGCCTCCTGCAGCGCGCTCAGCAGGTCGGGCTCGAGCCGGTCGACGCCGGGGTAGCCCTCGTCGAACGCGGTGACCCCCTCGGGCAGGCCGCCCTGTTCGACCGACGTGGCATCCGGGCCGAGCGCGATGTCGGTCGGCGAGCCCGTCGACGGGCTCGCCGTCGAGGTGGCCGACTGATGGATGGCGATCCCGAGCACCGTCGCGACCGCCCCGACCAGTACGACGGCCAGCATCCTCAGGGCGGTACGGGACAGGGAGGCGGATGACGTGGTTCGACTCATGGATCCAGTCCACCGAGCAGCACGTTGCCCGGTCGTATGCGGTTTCGGATACGACGGCGATATGCGCGGCCTCGTAGCATCGACCACATGCGCGTGCTGGTCGTCGAGGATGAGCCGTTCATGGCGGAAGCCATCCGCGACGGACTCCGCCTGCAGGCGATCGCCGCGGACATCGCCGGCGACGGGGACACCGCCCTCGAACTGCTGAGCATCAACGACTACGACATCGCGGTGCTCGACCGTGACATCCCCGGTCCGTCCGGCGACGAGGTCGCCGCGAGCATCGTCGACTCCGGCAGCGGGATGCCCATCCTCATGCTCACCGCGGCCGACCGGCTCGACGACAAGACGTCGGGGTTCGAGCTCGGCGCCGACGACTACCTGACGAAGCCGTTCGAATTGCAGGAGCTCGTGCTGCGACTGCGGGCGCTCGACCGCCGACGCGCGCACAACCGCCCACCCGTGCGCGAGCTCGCCGGTCTGCGGGTCGACCCCTTCCGGCGGGAGGTGTACCGCGACGGGCGCTACGTTCCGCTCACCCGCAAGCAGTTCGCCGTGCTCGAGGTGCTCGTCGCCGCGGA carries:
- a CDS encoding M15 family metallopeptidase yields the protein MLAVVLVGAVATVLGIAIHQSATSTASPSTGSPTDIALGPDATSVEQGGLPEGVTAFDEGYPGVDRLEPDLLSALQEATTAAAVDGVDIVINSGWRSREHQEQLMRDAIVKYGSAEEAARWVATPDTSAHVTGAGVDVGPFEGTLWLSEFGARYGLCQIYGNEPWHYELRPEAIDQGCPEMRADATHGPGDGH
- a CDS encoding helix-turn-helix transcriptional regulator; the protein is MIDRIGLAAFLRQRREALQPEDVGLPRGSRRRATGLRREEVAGLCHMSTDYYARLERARGPQPSNQMLASIAQGLHLSLAERDHLFRLAGHNPPARGAMTEHISPGMLRILDRLEDTPAEIVTELGETLRQTPLGVALTGDTTRFTGPARSIGYRWFTDPGARELYATEEHPFLSRMYASGLREIATLRGPDSRAAHLAELLLAASEEFRTLWKQHEIGLRPHTTKRFVHPEVGPLELTCQRLIDPDQSHSLLVYTAIPGTESHDRLQLLAVLGPTALR
- a CDS encoding response regulator transcription factor encodes the protein MRVLVVEDEPFMAEAIRDGLRLQAIAADIAGDGDTALELLSINDYDIAVLDRDIPGPSGDEVAASIVDSGSGMPILMLTAADRLDDKTSGFELGADDYLTKPFELQELVLRLRALDRRRAHNRPPVRELAGLRVDPFRREVYRDGRYVPLTRKQFAVLEVLVAAEGGVVSAEELLERAWDENADPFTNAVRITVSALRKRLGEPWVIATVPGVGYRIDTGPGGADDARR
- a CDS encoding SDR family oxidoreductase, giving the protein MPREHPGLTIPDLNGKRALVTGASDGMGLGIAERLAAAGAELILPVRNPRKGEDALARIRRAVPKARVSLRSLDLSSLESVAALADGLRAESEPIHVLINNAGVMTPPVRQATADGFELQFGTNHLGHFALVAQLLPLLRAGRARVTSQISVAARRGRIRWDDLNWERGYHGQRAYSQSKIAMGLFGLELDRRSRANGWGISSNLSHPGVAPTNLLAARPELGRSSDTAGIRIIRALSARRILVGTAESAGLPALMAATDRSAGGGVFYGPSGPGGLGGPPTATALYAPLRKTDDATRIWTASEQLTGTTFPTT